The genomic window CGTCATGCCATCCGTAAGGGGCATCCCCGGAACGGCTTGTGTGTCCATTAGCTGCAGCTTAACTGCGGCTCATGGTCGGTTAAGGTTGGGACCCTATCCTTGCTCCAGCGAACGGCCGCGGGGCTTGCCCGCGGTCCGCCGGACTGCTGGAGGAAGCCGCCATGACTGCCACCGCCCTCGAGCTCATCGTGATGCCCGTTTTCTGGTGTTTCCTCTACAGCCTCGCTGTCGGATTCGTCCTCAGCAAGCTGATCGCCGGCGTGACCTTCGCCGCCACGCGGCTGCACGCAACGACTCGCGGCCGTACTGCCGGGGGGCCGGATTGGTCGATCGGCGATGCCGGGCTCGGCGGGTACGACCGGCGTTCGAGTCTGGCCGCTTCGACGACGCGTCCCGGTGCCGGGCGATCGCGCCGATCGGACTCGACGGCATGCGCCGGGCTATAGAATGCACCGGGCCGGGATGAATTCGACGTCGAGCGAGGTCGAGCCATGGGGATCCGCATCCTGACGGTCGAGGACGACGAGCTGATCGCCGAGACCCTCGTTCGGGGCCTCCGCGAGGAGGGCTTCGCCGTGGAGCATGCCCCCGACGGCGGGGCGGCCGTCGCGGCGCTCCAGGCGGGGGCGTGGGACCTCGTGATCCTCGACTGGTGGCTGCCCGGCGAGGACGGGCTGGAGGTGCTCCGCCGGTTCCGACGCCGCGATCGGGAGACGCCGGTCCTCTTCCTGACGGCGAGGGACGCGGTGCCCGACCGGGTCCGCGGGCTCAACGGCGGCGCGGACGATTACCTCTGCAAGCCGTTCGCCTTCGACGAGCTGCTGGCCCGCGTCCGCGCCCTGCTCCGCCGCGGCGAGGGGAGGGCCGGCACCGAGCTGAGCTTCGGCGACGTGGAACTCGACCTCGCCACCCAGAAGGCCTCCCGGGACGGCCATCCGCTGGACCTCAAGGCGAAGGAGTACGCCCTCCTCGTCTACTTCCTCCGCCATCCCGGCCAGGTCCTCTCGCGGACGAGGATCTACGAGCACGTCTGGGACGAGCGCTACGACGGGATCTCGAACACGCTCGAGGTCCACGTCTTCGAGCTGCGGAAGAAGCTCGAGGCCCGCGGCGGCCCCCGGCTGATCCACACGCTGCGGGGCCGCGGCTACGTCTTCGGCGACCCGCCGGGGGAGGGGTGATGAGCCTGGCCAGCCGCCTCTCGCTCTTCTTCCTCGCGTCGCTCGCCGTCGTGCTGGTGGGCTTTTCCGCGGCCCTTTACATCCTGGGCCGGTCGTATCTGACGAGGCAGGTGGACCAGCGGCTGGAGAAGGCCCTGGACGCGCTGGAAGACGCCGTCGCCGTGGACTCCGACGGCCTGGAATGGGAGCCCCGGGACCGCAGGCTCTCGCTGGGCATGGACACGAGGCTGGAGGACATCCGCTGGATCGTCCAGGATGGACGCGGTGCCGAGATCGATCGCTCGCCGGACGCCCGCGGCGAGGGCTTCCCGCCGCCGATCGCCCCCGGGAGCCTGGCGATCCCGCCGGGCAACGAGACCGCGCACGCGGACGTCGCCGGATGGCGGCTCGCGAGGCACCACCTGCAACTCAAGGAGCTGCTCCGCCAGATGGCCAGGTCGCCGGAGGAGATCGACGAGGACGGCTACGAGGAGCTCCTCCTCACCGTCGGCGTCTCGATCGCCCCCATGGAGGCCGGCCTCCGCATGCTCGGGCTGGCCCTGATCGCCATCCCGGCGGCCCTCTGGCTCCTCTGCGCCGCGGCCGGCCGGTGGCTCTGCCGCAGGGCGCTCGCCCCGCTCGACCGGATGGCCGCCCACGCCCGCGAGCTGGCCGCGACCGACCACCCGGGGGGGCTGCCGGTGCCCCGGACGGGCGACGAGCTGGAGGAGCTCGGCCGGGCCTTCAACGAGCTCCTCGGCCACCGGGAGGAGGCCCTCGAGCGGCAGCGGCGGTTCGCGGGCGACGCCTCGCACCAGCTCCGCACGCCGCTGGCCGGGCTCCTCGGCTTCATCGAGGTCGTCCGCCGGAGGCCGCGGCCGGCGGAGGAATACGAGCAGACGCTGGACCGCGTGCATCGCGAGGCCGGCCGGCTGAGCCAGATCGTGGAGTCCCTCCTGTTCCTCGCCCGGGCCGACGCGGAGGCCGCCTGCCCGGAGTGCGAGCCCATCGACCTCGGCTCGTGGCTCCCCGGCGTGCTCGACGCCTGGTCGAGCCATGCCAGGGCCGCGGACCTCCGCGTCGAGATCGCGGATCCATCACCGGTCGCCGGGGCACACCCGCCCCTGCTCTCCCAGGCGATCGGGAACCTCGTGGACAACGCGCTGAAGTACAGTGAGCCCGGCTCGCCCGTGACGGTCTCATGCCGGCGGGATAGCGCCACCGTGCTCGTCGCGATCGAGGACCGCGGCTGCGGGATGACTCCCGAGGAGGCCTCCGCGGCCTTCGAGCCGTTCTACCGATCGCCGCGAGCCCGCAAGCTCGGGCGATCCGGCGTGGGCCTGGGCCTCGCGGTCGTCCGCCGCATCGTCGCCGCCTCGGGGGGCACGATCGCCGTCGAGAGCGAGCCCGGCCGCGGCAGCCGGTTCCTCCTCCGCCTGCCGGCGGCCGAGGCCGCGACCGGCGATGCGGTCCCGATCCCGCCTTGTGCCGTCAGGGCCTCGACGTAAGATGCGTCGCGTCGCCGCCCCTTCCTCTTCGGATCGAGTCAGTCGGAGGATGGAATGACGCCGAAGCGGTCCGTCTCGCTCGTGGTCCCGATGGCCGTGCTCGCCACCCTCGCCGCCGGGGCCGTCGCCGGGCCGCTCTCGCGAGGGCCTCAGATCCCCGTCAAGACATCGGAGCTGAGCGTTCTGGTCTATCGCGGCGGCCATGTCGTCGAGCGGCGTCAGCTTGCCCCGGGCTCGGAGGCCTCTGTTGCCATCGACGGGGCACTGTCCCGGCGAGGCTGGACGACGAGCTTCCTCACGTACGCGCCGTCGGTCTACCTCCAGGACTCGAAGGGCCAGTTCACGATCAACGTCTCCGGCGAGCTCCTGATCATCAACGATTCCACGGGACGATGGCCCCGGCAGAGGATCCGCACGCTCGATGAGGAAGAGGCCCGGTCGATCCGCCGGGCCCTCAGGGCGGAACTCGGAACACCGTCCGATCTTCCTTGACCCGGCCTCACCTCCAGTCGGGCCCTGCGGCCGCTCTCTGCCCGGGGAAGGTCAGGAGCGTGCGATGGGCCCCGTCCAGCTCGAGGATATCCAGGCGCCCATGGTCTTCGGGCTTCTCCCCGTCGATCGCAACCACCAGTTGATGCCCATCCGGGGACCAGCAGGCGGACGCGGACTGGGTGCCGGTCTCGAGGAGGCGACGGGGGCCTCGGCCATCGCCAGCAACGTCGATGATCCAGATTCCCCTGCGATCCGCCGTCGGCCCGTCCGTGTAAACGATCCGGCGCCCGTCGGGCGAGAACCTCGCGTCGAAGGGATTGCCCCCGTCGGTCAACCGGGCCATGTTCAGACCGTCGAGCCAAATGAGATAGAGCTGCCATCCAACCTTAGCGCCCCGCGAGGACGCCGTCAGAAGCGTTTTCCCGTCGGCCGACCAGTCCAGCACCATATCATCGGGAGGAATCTTCAGGACCTGTCTGTCGGTCCCGTCGGCGTTCACGCGCACCGATTCGAAGACCCACCGATGAAGCTTCTCGTCCTGGACGCCCACGCTGACGAGGAGCTGCCGCCCGTCGGGCGACCAGACCGGCGTCGCCCCGCCGCCGTCGGCGTTCAGGGGCAGGACCTTCCGCGGCTCGCCGCCCGCGGTCGAGCGGATCCAGACGTATTGATGGTGCCGTTCCGGGAAGGCCTCGACGGACCGGTCGATGGCCGTGTAGGCGACGTTCTTCCCGTCCGGCGAGACGCGGACGCCGTTCGAGAAGGCGTCGAAGACCTTCGTGACCTCGGCCGTGTTGGGATCGACGGCCACGACGGACGGGACCGGCATGCCCTCCCCATTGGTGCCGAGGCTCGCCGTCGTGTAGATCCGGCCGGTCGCCGCGTGTTCGGTTGCCTTGGCCGCCGGCAGGGACGGTCGAGGCGGGGCCGGCTCGGGCGAGGACTTCAGGATCGACCGCTCGCCGAAGGCGGCGAGGCGGACCGGCTTGCCCCCCTTCATGATGTACGCGACCCGCTCGTTGTGGTCCAGGATCAGGTCGCCGTCCTCAAGCCCGAGCCCCCGCTCGTCGAACTGGTGGGGATCGAGCGGCCGGTTCACGGCACAATCCTTCAGCCGGGCCTCCAGCCCGCGGGACAGGACGCCGTCGGGCCGATAGCTCGTCGCGTTCATGCTTTCGGGAACATAAACGTCGCCGATGCGTTTCCAGCCCCACTCGATCTTCGACTCGGGCGTGCCGTCCTCCTTTCCGGATGTCCGGACGTGGCTCACCGGGTTGTATCCGGCCTGCGGGCTCCAGACGGTGGTGGCCGTGAGGGACGCCTCGCCCGGGTTGCCGAAGCTCATGCTCCCGCAATACCACGTCCCGCCCGGTCCCGCCGCCCTCAGGAGCCTGAGCCGCTCGGCGACGGTCTTCAACGACTCGGCCCCTTGCAGCCCCTTCAGGGCCTGGGCGTAGAGTTCCGGCTCGCTCCAGATCGTGTTCCCGGGATCGGTCTTGAAGAAGTCCCGCGGGTCGGGCTCGCCGCCCTCCCGCATCCTCGCCTCGCGCTCCGGGAAGCGCTTCGCCATCCGCTTGTTCTGGGCGTCCGGGTGGTCGGGGAGGAACGAAGATGTGGCCCGTTCCTTGGGGTCGAAGTCGAGGTAGGTGGTCGGCGTGAGGATCGACCTGTGGTCTCGCGCCCCCACGTTGGGGATCGTAACCTCGTCGTGCGTGCCCGGCACGAGGAACCGCATCCGGCTCGTTTCCAGGTCGCGGTAGAGGGAATCGGCGGCGGGATCGAACGCGAAGGCGAGGGTCCGGTCGAACTCCTGGATCAGCGGGCCACGATGCTTGCCGCCCCGGGCAGCCGGCGGCAACTGGCTGACGAAGTTCTCGTCCAGGTACTTGCGGACCACGACCGCGTAGGAACCCTTCCACGTCCGGATCTTCTCGTAATTCCCCCTCGACTGCTCGGCGAGGCGCTGGAGGATCCCCTGCATCTCGTCCGGGGCGACCTCGGCCCACGCCAGCCCTCGCCAGGGGGGCACGGCCTCGGCCGCGGGACGGGGCCGGGGCGCCTCGGCAATCTCCGTCGCCCCCAGCTCGTGCCGAATCCGCGGCAGGTCCGGCGGAGGCAAGGGCGCGGGTGCTCCCCGGAGCCATGGCCGGGCTCCGGCGATCACGGCGGCCAGAGCGGCGATCACGCCCAACGTCATCCTCAGCTTGGTCAGGATCATGGATCTCATGACTCCTCGTGCCATGGAGGCGACCGCCCCCGTACCCAGACCCGATTGCGCCGCGGCCCGGACGGCCTCCGCGACGAGCGAGGCCGGAGGACCCGCGGCGTTTGCGTTCGCGACCAGGCCGGCCTCGACGAGGCCCATGGCCGGCGCCACGCCCCGGCGGGCCAGCCGGGACCGGAGCCGCTCGCGGCCCCTCGCCAGGCGGCTCTGCACCGTGCCGAGCGGGCATCCCAGCCTCCGGGACGCCTGCGACGGGGAGAGCCCTTCGAAGTAGCAGAGGACGACGGCCTCCTGGCAGTTCCGCGGCAGCCGGTTCACCTCCTCGTGGAGGACCTCGGCCAGGTCCCCGGCCCCGTCCTCGCGGACCGTCCAGGCGGCGAGCTCGCCGGCCCGGCGCTCGTGCTTCTGTCGTCGCGCCGCGGCCGCGCGAGCCGCCAGGGAGACCCGGTAGGCCACCTGGTGCAGCCACGGCCCGAGCGAGCCGTTCACGCGCAGCGAGGGGGCCCGTCGTGCCAGGACGAGGAAGCTCGCCTGGAAGGCGTCGTCGGCCTGATGGGGATCGCGGAGGACCGATCGGCAGACCGACAGCACCATCGGCCCGTGCCGCTCGACGAGCACCGCGAAGGCCAGCTCCGCCGCCTCGCCGTCCCGGGCCGCGAACCGCTCCAGCAGGCGGCCGTCGGCCAGATTCCCGACCGCCCCCGCGCCGAACAGCGTCCGGAGCCGACCGCCGGCCGTCTCGTCCTCGGTTTCGCCCATCCCGTGCTCCCGGCGGACGCCCTCACGCATCTCCGACGATAAATGTCGCGAGGAGCCGGAGAGAGTCCACGATCTCCGAG from Aquisphaera giovannonii includes these protein-coding regions:
- a CDS encoding response regulator transcription factor; protein product: MGIRILTVEDDELIAETLVRGLREEGFAVEHAPDGGAAVAALQAGAWDLVILDWWLPGEDGLEVLRRFRRRDRETPVLFLTARDAVPDRVRGLNGGADDYLCKPFAFDELLARVRALLRRGEGRAGTELSFGDVELDLATQKASRDGHPLDLKAKEYALLVYFLRHPGQVLSRTRIYEHVWDERYDGISNTLEVHVFELRKKLEARGGPRLIHTLRGRGYVFGDPPGEG
- a CDS encoding sensor histidine kinase; the protein is MSLASRLSLFFLASLAVVLVGFSAALYILGRSYLTRQVDQRLEKALDALEDAVAVDSDGLEWEPRDRRLSLGMDTRLEDIRWIVQDGRGAEIDRSPDARGEGFPPPIAPGSLAIPPGNETAHADVAGWRLARHHLQLKELLRQMARSPEEIDEDGYEELLLTVGVSIAPMEAGLRMLGLALIAIPAALWLLCAAAGRWLCRRALAPLDRMAAHARELAATDHPGGLPVPRTGDELEELGRAFNELLGHREEALERQRRFAGDASHQLRTPLAGLLGFIEVVRRRPRPAEEYEQTLDRVHREAGRLSQIVESLLFLARADAEAACPECEPIDLGSWLPGVLDAWSSHARAADLRVEIADPSPVAGAHPPLLSQAIGNLVDNALKYSEPGSPVTVSCRRDSATVLVAIEDRGCGMTPEEASAAFEPFYRSPRARKLGRSGVGLGLAVVRRIVAASGGTIAVESEPGRGSRFLLRLPAAEAATGDAVPIPPCAVRAST
- a CDS encoding sigma-70 family RNA polymerase sigma factor, whose protein sequence is MGETEDETAGGRLRTLFGAGAVGNLADGRLLERFAARDGEAAELAFAVLVERHGPMVLSVCRSVLRDPHQADDAFQASFLVLARRAPSLRVNGSLGPWLHQVAYRVSLAARAAAARRQKHERRAGELAAWTVREDGAGDLAEVLHEEVNRLPRNCQEAVVLCYFEGLSPSQASRRLGCPLGTVQSRLARGRERLRSRLARRGVAPAMGLVEAGLVANANAAGPPASLVAEAVRAAAQSGLGTGAVASMARGVMRSMILTKLRMTLGVIAALAAVIAGARPWLRGAPAPLPPPDLPRIRHELGATEIAEAPRPRPAAEAVPPWRGLAWAEVAPDEMQGILQRLAEQSRGNYEKIRTWKGSYAVVVRKYLDENFVSQLPPAARGGKHRGPLIQEFDRTLAFAFDPAADSLYRDLETSRMRFLVPGTHDEVTIPNVGARDHRSILTPTTYLDFDPKERATSSFLPDHPDAQNKRMAKRFPEREARMREGGEPDPRDFFKTDPGNTIWSEPELYAQALKGLQGAESLKTVAERLRLLRAAGPGGTWYCGSMSFGNPGEASLTATTVWSPQAGYNPVSHVRTSGKEDGTPESKIEWGWKRIGDVYVPESMNATSYRPDGVLSRGLEARLKDCAVNRPLDPHQFDERGLGLEDGDLILDHNERVAYIMKGGKPVRLAAFGERSILKSSPEPAPPRPSLPAAKATEHAATGRIYTTASLGTNGEGMPVPSVVAVDPNTAEVTKVFDAFSNGVRVSPDGKNVAYTAIDRSVEAFPERHHQYVWIRSTAGGEPRKVLPLNADGGGATPVWSPDGRQLLVSVGVQDEKLHRWVFESVRVNADGTDRQVLKIPPDDMVLDWSADGKTLLTASSRGAKVGWQLYLIWLDGLNMARLTDGGNPFDARFSPDGRRIVYTDGPTADRRGIWIIDVAGDGRGPRRLLETGTQSASACWSPDGHQLVVAIDGEKPEDHGRLDILELDGAHRTLLTFPGQRAAAGPDWR